From Zea mays cultivar B73 chromosome 3, Zm-B73-REFERENCE-NAM-5.0, whole genome shotgun sequence:
TTTGTTTATCTAAGTTGTCCAAACAGTTTAGAGAAATTTTGGACTTTAAAATCTCTCAAGATGTTGAGTCCATGCTATTCGAAATTGTTTATTAAACGAATAGGTTTTCGGAAATGGTTTGATTCTTTTTATAATTCGATCGCATTGAATATCCAAGAAAAACAAGGTGTAAAATTATTAATCGCTTTGTTTTCTAGTCGAATGAATTATGGCGGCGAAATTCGTCTAGGCTTGACTAAATTAAATATCGCCTAAGATATCAAAGCCGATGTCATTGATTCGGTCCATTTACACCCTGTCCGAACTCTAACCCTCGAAATTGAATCTGGTTCCGTAAAATCCATCCTGAATCCGCTCGCGCCAGCGTTGCGCGCGTCCCTCTGCGACCTGACATTGTGACGTGTGGCGGGCGCTAACCGGTGTTTGGACAGCGCACAACCTCTCGCCCATGTAAACAATGCGTGACGTCGCTTCCAAAAGAATAACACCTTCGATGCCGCATTGATCTCGCATATTTATTTCGCGATATGTCGAGCCTTGTGCCTGTTTAAAATTTATAGATTAAGATAATACAATTTCGGAAGCCCGACCCACTCTGATGATTTTTATCTCGAACAAATTAATTGGAACTCGATGAAAATGGTTTTCAGTCCGAAACAAACCAGACCTGTGTAATTAGAACTGAAAGCGAGTAATTGGTAATTAATTTGGTTCGCTAATTCGTAGAATGAAATGTGTAGCCCGTATAGTCGATATATTATGCATCACTAAAACCCTTAATTCGAAATATCTACAATTTTctttataaaataaataggaaaaTGGGAAAATCTGAAAAAAATCCATCTCCTTCCCATCCTCCCGCCGCCCCTCATCCGTTGATTTTTTCAGCCGCCGTGGGCTTTGATATTTTTCCAGCGCTCAAGCTCATCTTCTCCTTTAGCTCCCGCACGCTGCGCTTCTTCCTCTGCGCTCCTCCCCTGCTCGCTTCTTCACGCGTGCAGCTTCCTGCAGCCCACCGCCCACGCTTCCTCATCTTTCTTCTACCAGCGCTCGGCTTTTAGCCACCGAAGTTGGCCGATCGTCGACCCTGCCTGGACCTCCACCTCCGGCCACTGTCTTGGTCTTTCCCTGCTCTGGATCCATGGCAACTAGATCCGCCCAGCTGAGTTCGTCGGACCTCTGGTCTTTGCCTCCCCACGCGCCATGGTTGTTGGAAGCTCCATCAGCCATCCCGCCGAATGTGCGACCTCTTCAGCTCGCCGGTGCTCCCTCTGCTTCTCCCATGGCCGCCGCGCCCTTTGCTCCTCCCAGCCGGCCGAGGTCCCTCCCATGGCGTCTTGGAGCCCCAGCTCGGCCTCCTCCCCAGCGCCATCCCGAGCCTCTCCGTGCACGCGCCCCTGGCCCCTGCTCGGATCTCACTCCAGCTCACCGATCCCCTTCCCTGTCGTGGAGGCAGGCCGCTACTGCTCGGCTTCTCTGGTGCGCGTGATTTGCCGGCCAAGTCCCTTCACCGGTGGTCTCCTCGCCGTGTGCGCTGGTCGCCTTGTGTGCTCGGCCGCGGTGCGCCCTACTCGCGTTCTAGGTTGGTCCGGGCGTTGCAGGCTCCGTTCGGCGTCGTTCCCTGCTCAGCCTTCACAGCTAGTGCGTCGTCGTTCGTCTGTGGTCGAGCGTCTGCTCCATCCCGGCACCCTGCACTAGTGCTCGAGAAAAATCCCAAACGAATCGGCATGCCATCGTCTGCATCGAATGGGAGTTGTGGTGCCGACAAGTCGACATCGTCATTCGTCTCCTCTTCGGGTCTCCAACTTGTGTTCATGCCAAAAACAAATAATCCGAGAAGATTAGGCGTGAAAGGAAACAAATCAGTACGCTGCCGGAGAATTCTCGATGTGGATGGAGAAGAAGTGCGATTCGATGCGGCACTCACcatgtgttcggtgaaatgcTAGAGTtgaaaggcgtcgtcgatttcgtGGTTTCAAGTCGAATTTAATTATGGTAAGCTAATTCACCACTTCTAATATTTGGTTTAATGGATGGATTGATAGATATGTATGCAGCGACGATTATCCCGCTTGTAGCACGGGCACGTGTTTATTAGACGCTTGTTGGAATACGGGAGCTACATGTAACGTGATGATTGTGTTCACGATTGCGAGGTTGTTGTGCCGTGTAGCTAAGTTTAGGTTAAAAGACATAGGTTATGCGAGAAGGATTAAATCGGTGTTTAGTATCCGATGAGTGGTCGAATTAACATTATGCAATGTAGGTCTTGTGTTTCTGTTTCTAGTGTCTAGTCGAAGTATTGTGTATGGCGGATTTCGTTTAGTTGTATGGAGTCGATGCCCTGCTATGATATCCTTGATGCTTTATGCTTGTGATTTGATGAAATATCATAGATGGGTCATTAGATTAATAATCTTGAATAAATATTTATTCTTATCCTAAATATTGAGAAGCAAGTGATGTCATTAGGTCTATTTCCGTAAAATTTGAAAACTTCTAAGCGGCCCTCGTTCATTAATGTTTTAAGTCATTAGGCCTTAAGGTTATGGTCTTATAAAGGTCTATAGTCCTTGATAATACTCTACCTACGAGACTATAGAATAGTGTAATGTTCATGTAATTAGCGTATTGTGCACATTAATCCAGATATGAATTTACAAAAATAACTACGATGCCTCCATCCTTGTTCTAAATTTAGAGGTCAAAAACTAATAAGTCTAAGTTTATTAGTCTTAAAGTGTTGAGCATTAGCTAAGGGGGTAGAGCGTGTGTATAGTTTATTGTTGTGATGATGTTGCAGCTAGATTTAGATAAACTGGAAGAACGTAATTGATGTACCTAGGTGATATCTCGATATCTAGTATTTGCTTTTAAGTATATTGTGTGCCTTGCCGCTAAGTGTTTAATTTATTATCGTGTAGCAATAATTAGTCGTGTGCTATTcctgtttatatgcattcatgtgcattatgtaAATTATTTAGGTATGTTTATTGATTACATGATATGGAGGACCAAGGATGAGTCGACCCCAAGATGTCGTAAAGCACGACCTACTCCGAaaggtgatgctgatggacgaacctgaaGATGGACAGACGGAGCAAGTATCGGAACAAAAGCTGATCGCCAGACgtcatctaacaaacactaacctagtgttattccaggcaagcccgagtgcattatccctttc
This genomic window contains:
- the LOC100217222 gene encoding uncharacterized protein LOC100217222, producing MCDLFSSPVLPLLLPWPPRPLLLPAGRGPSHGVLEPQLGLLPSAIPSLSVHAPLAPARISLQLTDPLPCRGGRPLLLGFSGARDLPAKSLHRWSPRRVRWSPCVLGRGAPYSRSRLVRALQAPFGVVPCSAFTASASSFVCGRASAPSRHPALVLEKNPKRIGMPSSASNGSCGADKSTSSFVSSSGLQLVFMPKTNNPRRLGVKGNKSVRCRRILDVDGEEVRFDAALTMCSVKC